TAAGTGTTGGTTGGACAAAACTATTTGTTAAGATCCTTCTTGAAGTACTCCTAAGTGTCTATTAAGTGAAGACCCTTACTCTCGTCGCCAAATTTATGATGCCACCATTGTTGTGTAACACATTATAAATAGATGGATGCTCCATTGATCCTTAAAGCATAATCTTTTATGACTTTAAAGTCAAAAATCCTCTCAAAGTTGTACAAGAACCTATTATTAGCATTGGGGCTAAAGTTGTTGCCCACACTTGAGCACCCCGAACTAGTTTCACATGTGTTTATAACTCTTTTCATGTGTCCGTGCTTCCATTTCTACCTATAATCATCATAACTCCCACTTCTCAAACACCCTAAGTTTGATGAATTCCTGAGTAACAACTTGTAGCTCACATGGTAATCTTGTAATCATAGATGACCTTCTCAGTGGCAACATCTAATTCAACACACCCCGTCTCTAGCTCATCACTATGGTAGACTGTACTTTAGAGATGGCTTGCTCCAACATGGCAACTCGTGCTTCAATAGCATCCGCCTTTGTTTCCTTAGCCTTGTCGTGTTAGCCTTGTGTGTTGTTCCTCGAAAATAGTCTTCTATAATTTCCACCATATAATAGCTAGATTTTGTAAGTGTTAAGTAGTTGGCCCCACTTCACATCATTGTAGGTCGTCTATCCGAATATACCTTGTGGTTATCTAACTAGGTATGAGTAGTCCATGATCAAATCCCCATTGAATATGATGCATCGATCCTTTATTAATTATGATAGTATTAGAATACGTTCCTTGTCCATTATTCAATTGGTAGTGGCAAGGGCGGGTATTGTTGTGGGTGTTTCTTGAGACTATGCTACTTACTCTCCAATAGGTTATTGATGAGCCCAATCCCTACTTTCCAACTCGGTATCAATTGGTGCCATAGAAAACTCCACATTCCTTGCATCAGGTTTGGGTTCTAACTATCAACTGGTCGTGTCGATGGTCGAACTCACCTATAAATAAGGCTTACTCACTAAGTGTCATCATGCTAGAATTGAGTCAATGCATATCTAATAGGCAGGTATAGAAACAACTACACAATCAACTAAATTGGAGAGAGTCTAAACAACCTTACCTTACTTCCTACAATATTTAACTTGTCTAATAATAAACTACACCAAGTAGTGAATACAAAAGGTAAGATAATCATTAAAGGTATACCATACTTTCCTATAGCTCAGAGATGTCTTTCGGCTTGCCTTGCATCCCAAATAAGAAAAAccataaattaaaactagatagAAATCTCAAAAATACAAAACCAAATATTCGATCTCAAACTTGTTTATGATACCAATAAAATTATCATGTTCCAGGGGTATACTTGTTCATCAAATTGGGTGGTAtcccctagtgacaatataagAAATACCTGATACTAAACCAATTAAAACCAATTCAAACTCTAAAGTGATATaaaattgtaagtaccccataatagttttgatgtgatcaactaagtcaagttaggtcctgttatgctttgatatattgtgtttgagtgtgtaggaacttaggagcataggacattaagcgaaagacacagctagcgagaaggatgacacgggtgagagtcgacgggctcggtgtattTGAGGGataaggtgttgtggaagagtacgttggcaaACGAGAAGAAAgagtgtggtggttccgagggacaagaaacctgagcggaaggttgctcgagaagattagaaaatgagttcgggtgagctctattctggatggccaaaatcacccaagtgagcggagtcaGAGCGGAAGTCGGACAAAACGTCAACTTGTTGTTGACTATGGTTTGAGCACTTGGAACAATTCTAGGCGCCCGAAGTCTGGGCGCTCGAAGCTAGTCTAGGTGCTCAGACCACTTTGGGTGCCAAGGGTGCCCCCAAGGGCACCCTCGACTGCAGATCAGGTTTAATAGGGTCTGGACGTCCGGAGTGGATCCAAGCCCCCAAACAAGAAAGTTTATCGAGACGCCACCTGTTGTGATCTGGTGCGACGTGAATAAAGTTCTATccaagtccaggagcttggaacccttccaagcgctccGATTAGGGTTATTAATACAACCCTGATCCCAGTAGCTAAAGACAACATTTGTAAATGATCTACTTTCAGTTTAGTTTTGTAATTCAGTACTTTaacttctgtaagaggcttctcctcttgaaggagactttagtgagttttcaacgtcttggattagtaatcttctgattgtaaaccaagtaaaacatttactttttcctttttaattagcttcttaattctatttatGCAGGTGtttattaaattagcttgaaaagTCGAGAAAGGTTTACAATTTTATGTTTAGGCAATTCATTCCCCTCTTACAGGCTGTAAggggccaacaagtggtatcagagtaacgacgcctcagaaggactaccGCCGATTGAAGCAAACAAGATGATGGTCGGATCGAGCATCTATCGACTTATGTTCGAGGGAGAATTCATAAATTGGAAAAataagatggaggtatttttcaaaatagattttgaattattaattataatgaagtatgattttgtagcactaAAGGACAAAGAAGAACATTATTGGATGAACAAGGAGCAAGTTGACTTTGTGGCAAATAGTAAgctagaatttcatctgctaagcgtgTTACCGCTACAAGAGGTCAACCGGATCAGAGCCTACGAGTCAACTAAAgagctctgggataaattcctggaacTATATGAAGAGACATCGGAGGCAAAACTAGCGAGACGAGATCTGCTCTAGAACCAGATCAGGAACCTCCAGTTAAAAGAAGGCAGAACCGTCACACACCTCCACTCAATAATCAAAGAACTCATTATCGAACTctcgaatctcgaagaaaaggtaacaaaCTTGTAGGATCGATGTGTGCTAGAAGGGGGTGGTGAATAACACTCATAGTTGTCACATTTATTTTTTGCAAATCACAGAGTAAAACACAGTAGAAAATACAAAACACAATCGAAAACATAAGTAGGATTTATTTGGTTCCGAGCCTGTGACGACCCCTACTCTAAGGTccatgatccttgatcgcttttatTGGGAagtcactataagctcgagaaatcTTTACAGAGATAACAATTATAAGTATTGAAATTAACAACAAAGTTTATCGACAACAAAGGATTGGCAGTTGTTTATCAATTGTAGGAGCAACGTTTGGACATCGTCGAATCATCTCGGAGCAGTGCACAAGAGAGTAGAAGTTGTTCAATTTTGGTGATTCGAAGTGCTGGTCGAGGCTCATTTTTATAGTAGAGTCGAATCTGATTCAAATCCACTAATCTTGGGATCAGATTTGACTTGaagctgatcgatcgactgatccagctgttcggtcgatcgatcatgctGAACCTGCCCGGCTTTCCATCTAGATGTTGCCGCTTCGCATGAGTCttcgttcgatcgaccaatcctgTCATTCGGTCAACTGATCTCGCTTTCCTTACTGGCTTATCTGGCCCAATCAACCTAGTCTGATTGAGTCTGTGTCTATCCATTGTTTGATTGACTGAACCcgagattcggtcgaccgatcccttggttgAAACTTATCTAGAAGCTGATATGATCTCTGGGGTTCGATCTACCAATCtggaggttcggttgaccgataaaGGCTCTATaaactttaacttaaatattGGTTTCATGAAAAATAGAGTTAGAGAAATAGATAAATAGTATAAAATATAACTTTGACAATCTCTAAACTATCCGGTTTTGACTTTCAGATTTCCCATAAATTCTAGGTCAAACCAATGATCAAAATTAATATATGCTACAATATCTTTAATGTattattcatgctctcaaaagaTCAAATTAATGTATTATTCATGCCCTCAAAAGATCTTAATTCGATAGTATAAATTAAAAATCGTAAATTTTCAAACGAGTAAAGCAGAAATTTGGAAAAGGAGGAATGATGTAATGGGAGTGCGCTATATATATGTAGTTTAAGAATTATGAAAAATAGATATGTGGAACAGATAATACTAAAATTTATTATAGTCGaataaaatactgaattaaataaaattgaatattataaaatttagatCGTTGGATTAGTTTAGAATCCTAGATTTAACCATGATCCCTCCCTACGTGAGTGATAAGACTACCAGTAACTAAGTAATTTTGGCAACCCTTCTCCCACTGCCACTCCCCATGCACGCATTCAGCGATGCATTCCCTTTCAGGAACAAAAATAAAGCTACGTCGTTCAAACCAAACCGCCCTCTGTGACGTCGGACGCAGTCGACGACAACACTGACACCCAACGTCCATTCCTCACCTTGAAGTACTCGACGTCCACACAGCACAAGACAACGTATCAATCTAACGACAACCCGCGCCGTACAATTTTGACTCGTGGACCCCGCCAACGGCGGGATCGGTCAAAAAGACCATGCGATTCCGAACAAAGCGCGGCACGATTATAAAACTCCGAGCCGACCGCCGAGCACGTTTGTTCGGCCCTTTTTGAACCGGGCCGTGACCTCCAAAGTCGTGGCTGCTGGCACTCTCTTGCCGTACGTGTCCTCCCCTCACCCGACACGGCCCCGACCGCTCCGATCACCTCCGCCGGCGTCGTGCAGTTGGTTCGCGTATTTAAACCCTCAAACCCCTCTGAAGATCCAGACAAATCTTTGATCTTTAATTTCTCCTTTAATGCCTTCTTCAATGCTCTCCTCCTTCCTTTTGTATCCGTTTTCCGATATTGTCGATTGAAGTATTTACGTACGTGCTGCATGATGCTGCCGGCGGGGATCGGCGGCGAGCCGATGGGAGTTGAGTTCGGCGGGGATTGCTCGAGCACGGCGGCGCTGCTGATGAGCTCGAAAACGGCTGCCGCGGAGGCAAGAGCGGTGCGGAGTCACAGTGAggcagagaggaggaggaggcagaGGATCAACGGCCACCTCGCCACCCTCCGCGGCCTGCTCCCTTGCGCCGCCAGAGTACGCTAGCTGGGCTTGGTGGAAGAGAATCGATCGATGATCGGTGTTTGATTAGTTTGTGTTGATTTTGCAGTTGGATAAGGCGGCGTTGCTCGGGGAGGTGGTGAAGCGAGTGCGGGAACTGCGGAAGagggtggaggaggtggaggtggaggtggcggTGCCCGGGGAAGGAGACGAAGTCGGGGTGGAGGAGGCGGAGGCGGGAGGAGGGCAGGGGAGGGTGGTGCGGGCGTGGGTGTGCTGCGCAGACCGGCCCGGTCTGATGAGCGAGCTGAGCCGGGCGGTCCAGTCGGTCCGAGCGAGGGCGATGCGGGCGGAGATGGTTACTGTCGGGGGGCGGACACGGAGCCTGCTGGAGCTGGACGTCGGCGACGCGGCGGCCACGGCGGTGACGATGGAAGCAGGAGACGGCCGTTCGGCGCTGCAGGCGGCGCTCTGGGCTGTGCTGCTCAGGAACCAGACCGGTCCGGTCGAAAACTTCAGCAAGCGGGCTCGCAAGTCGACTCGGTTCGGCGCGACATAATTAATCAGCTAATCAATTTCGAAGTAGGTATAAATATGTAATTAACCTTCTATTAGTGCTAATTATCTAGATTCAACTGGGCTTGGACTGGaaatattagatatttttctgatGAAAAAAAGTTTGGTCCGGAAGTTTATCGAATTCTTTAGGGAAAGTAATCCAGATAATTTTGAGTaaatcatttttataatttaaccATGTAAATTTGCAAATTACttgaaatattatttaattaatgagACAAGACCCTTCCACTTAACCAAGGGAAGAAATTTGTAGATTCTTGTGAACCAAAATACACGTAACTCGTTGACCTAACTCGCCTAAAAAAACTTGATCAACGTCTTTTGACCTAACTCGTTATTCGAATCTTGTCTCTCAAAAATCACACATGCACTTCACTTCATTGTTTCCGCCATTAAGTTCTCTTAGTCTctaaatgattttaatttatacaaTCACAAGGAAATTAAAACACTTGACTACATGAATAATCTATCAAAGGTTAGTACGAGGGttttttggtttagggttttacttgtTTATAAGGGCATTTATGGTTTAGAGTTTAGCATGTTTTGTTTAGTTTTAAGGTCTATGTTTTTAAAGCCCGCGTTGTCAGAGACAGAAGATTATGAACACTTTTAGATAAATTTGTTAGATAGATTTAAATCTATagaattataataataattttaaatctttaCATGAGTGTTGACAGTGGATCATATATGAGCGGAGGTTGATATGAAGGACATCGTGAAAAGAGGAAAAAAGGGGCATGGTTTGGCACGGTCGGAGTCGTGCCTAGTTCTAGAGGCGCAGCATGCCCAGGCACAAGCGTGCCCATCGGGCACGGCTCGACACGCTTAGGCACAAGCGTGCCCGCCAGACACAGCATAGTTGTGCTCGGTTTTGGAGGTGCGGCATAGCTAGGCACAGGTATGCCCACTAGACATGACCTGGCCATGTTCGGATCTAGATGAGTGACACGACCAAGCATGGTCCGGTCGTGTCTCGTTCGGGACGCTATGAAAATCCTAGAAAACGAGGGGGGTTGGTATTTTTGATCTGAAATATTATGTAAGGGTTTAAGTACTATATATATAGGATTATTGTAAACTGATGTAagtgtaaattttttttaataaagttcCAACTATTTTCATGGAGTATTAAACCGTTGAATCACGTTAATTCATCATTgtctcttcttatttttttcatgTGTTTGGTGTTGTCTTATATTCTCTTGCTAGGATTCCTTCATTGTCTTATTGCCATacgatcttttttttttatctgcTCCTTTTCTTCAACAACTAGAATTAGAGAGGTTGTTGTCCACCGTGGAACAATGAGCTTTTGACGAGTGATAAACaaataaaggggggggggggggggggaacccAAGCGTGCTACAGGAGTAGATGCATTGTTTAAACAAATAGAATGTTTTCTATTTAAGTAATAATTAACTTGAAGAGTGTTTATTTGACTAGAGACATGAGCAATGcaaggattttttattttttcccttgGAACTACAGTATAGCgcactataaaaaaaaactttaatttaggGATGAAATTTTGGAATAAAAAATATTCGTCCTAAATCTGTAATATATTTAGCGACAAAATTAAAATTCGTCGTTAATTGACAACGAAATAAAATCATCGTTAAATAACAACAAATAATATTTCGTCGTAGATTTTGTTGTCAATTAGCGTCGAAATTTGAAATTCATTACAATATTTACAAACTCTACGATGAAAACAAAGTTTGTCGCAGAAGCTTGAGGCATGATGTGTTTGGATATGCCCGAtgtggtgtgtgctaaaacacgtttcgtaaacatacgcagtgaaaaataaaataataataattcttaaattattacatcacatgcaccatacacatacaaggatacaacatgtcaaacatgatcacataattaaattttttatggaaagtaaatttatgctaggtgtaccttacgttGTTGAACCTTGCCTATATTCGTATCCACGTCGAGCTCCTCAAGAAAACTCCTTGAATACAAGTTGTTGGGGGTTCCTGTGGCcaactagaagggggttgaataggtGTGCCCCCAAATCGTTTGCTTCCTAGGTATTTGTTAattgcacagcggaataatacaaacaatataaatACTAAGACTAAGACTAAGAAAgcaaatgcaaaccgctaacacgtcaatgtaacatgattcagagataacttactcctactACACGActatccataaggtggacgatccctcaatccgtcagtggattagtccccggaaactccaactagctcaaacctccttatgggtggagaaacctcaccacaacactcaccaagaaAACTTGAACATAAGAGgaccttgagcacttagtgactactaattaggctttaaccaaatctcatttcgtcaccttggctgaCCATCCCAAGCTTCTTCTTATAGAGCTGGGAAGAAAATAACCCTGCTGTTTTactgttatcagtcgactggtccttgcaccagtcgactagtgtcagcccaacggctctctaccagtcgactgctatagtgcaCTAGCTGAATGCTATAGTACACCAGTGACTGCTACAATTCACCAACCGACTACTACAATAACTGTTATAGTGTCGTTAACTGCTACAGTACCACGTTAACTGCTACAGTACCCCCCCCAGATTTtctcctgagtacaatctctcatgcactcataccctcatgactcacttgacacttctttgcagccttgacctcttgccttcaagcctacttcctttgcctctcgtctctcggatgcgcgtatgcctcaaaattgcttccctcggcccttgtccttggtGCCTTGTCCACATTCTCtcggatgctctatccttcaccgaaaccgaagccatcaagctaagtcatatgtgtatcctgcaaacctgcacactcacatacacatatcaaataacgagggtaatcctagcttaaaccctttgcctaaataccgaaacacatggtcgcatggaccattgggattgatCCAACACAAAACTCTCCTTTGGAAGTTACTAGCTGATCTTGTCCGAGtgttgagtcgatggacgctggggacatgACGCTTCTGTTGACTGGTCAAAGACTCCAGAGACTTAGATCCCTCACCGCCGCGGACCTACAAACATAGTGCCGAGCCGAGGAGGGGTTCCCGGtaatggccctccgacgctcaagttgttagagtgtatactaaaagtctagcttttgtataaacatttatttagaaatatgaatcacattggtcaaatgtctacatttataaactaagtgtagttgttcaattaatttatattgtagataacatggtgtgtgatgtcacacacagaagatcatgttatcaattccttataaattataaacagtagctcacgactaagatggaaaagaacaaaccattagaatagtcgtagtgtagtttgatattaatttatcttaactataaaattacactagtacactctgagtgtattgagcaggagcatttaaggtaagttctttttgtactgactacataaaagaacaagattttggtattatggaagtgtgtgctcttaatcctgatataatagcaagcacatatatctagtatttatttctttgacttattaaagggtgtaatttagttcgataaatcaatagggtcgataagttgggaaatgatattacttatagtgtgtgttgttgattatagaaggaaactgtgtcctactaatctaggttgataatgtccccaagagga
The genomic region above belongs to Zingiber officinale cultivar Zhangliang chromosome 11A, Zo_v1.1, whole genome shotgun sequence and contains:
- the LOC122032443 gene encoding transcription factor bHLH30-like; its protein translation is MMLPAGIGGEPMGVEFGGDCSSTAALLMSSKTAAAEARAVRSHSEAERRRRQRINGHLATLRGLLPCAARLDKAALLGEVVKRVRELRKRVEEVEVEVAVPGEGDEVGVEEAEAGGGQGRVVRAWVCCADRPGLMSELSRAVQSVRARAMRAEMVTVGGRTRSLLELDVGDAAATAVTMEAGDGRSALQAALWAVLLRNQTGPVENFSKRARKSTRFGAT